A single Parabacteroides timonensis DNA region contains:
- a CDS encoding sugar O-acetyltransferase: protein MILNDFLQVIRTREPLNTPEIHRFMDEMSNEARRITFELNSSYHTPDEVRVLLSRLFGYEVDPTLRVFPPFYTDFGKNIQVGKNVFINACCHFQDHGGVTIGDDCQIGHNVVFATLNHGLAPKDRKITYPAPIVLGKNVWIGSNATILQGVTIGDNAIVAAGAVVTKDVAANTVVGGVPAKFIRNIEI, encoded by the coding sequence ATGATACTCAATGATTTTTTACAGGTTATCCGAACACGGGAGCCACTCAATACGCCGGAGATCCATCGTTTCATGGACGAAATGAGCAACGAGGCACGGCGTATAACCTTCGAACTGAACAGTTCATATCATACCCCCGACGAGGTTCGGGTATTACTTTCGCGATTGTTCGGATACGAAGTCGATCCGACACTGCGTGTATTTCCTCCGTTCTACACTGATTTCGGGAAAAATATCCAGGTTGGTAAAAACGTTTTTATCAACGCCTGCTGTCACTTTCAGGATCACGGCGGTGTTACGATCGGTGATGATTGTCAAATCGGACACAACGTCGTGTTCGCTACTCTCAACCATGGCCTTGCACCGAAAGACCGTAAAATAACCTATCCTGCCCCTATTGTACTTGGCAAAAATGTCTGGATCGGTTCGAATGCCACTATTTTACAAGGCGTAACCATTGGCGACAATGCCATCGTTGCAGCAGGAGCTGTCGTAACAAAAGACGTGGCTGCAAACACGGTAGTTGGCGGTGTTCCGGCAAAGTTCATCCGGAACATAGAAATATAA
- a CDS encoding alpha/beta hydrolase, producing MDISKIEKIIFYSNILRKEMQVCVYLPKNYETSLPLPVLYFLHGRSGNENIMFEVDIQTKADLLIHNRNIEPLIIVCPRIENSRGINSSFNSQDIPDSIYNERIINLGMYEDYFIHEIIPFIDNTFNTIRDRKSRFVGGASAGGYAALHNAFRHQDLFSKVGGHMPALELTLEKEDMPYFQDMDTWEKYDPISIARNNKILLDLEVYLDAGDKDESEFYKGCSILQDILKKRAINSQNHVFPGHHSIEYIKSNIEKYLEFYGKRKKE from the coding sequence ATGGATATATCTAAAATCGAGAAAATAATCTTTTATAGTAATATTCTTAGAAAAGAAATGCAAGTTTGTGTATACTTACCCAAAAACTATGAAACTTCCCTTCCTCTTCCTGTATTATATTTTCTACATGGAAGAAGTGGCAATGAGAATATAATGTTTGAAGTTGATATACAAACGAAAGCAGATTTACTTATACATAACAGAAATATCGAGCCACTAATTATTGTTTGTCCAAGAATTGAAAATAGTCGTGGTATAAACTCTTCTTTTAACAGTCAAGATATTCCTGATTCCATTTACAATGAAAGAATTATCAACCTTGGAATGTATGAAGATTACTTTATACATGAAATAATTCCTTTCATAGACAATACCTTCAACACAATACGAGATAGAAAAAGCAGATTTGTTGGCGGTGCATCGGCTGGAGGATACGCTGCTCTTCATAATGCATTCCGGCATCAGGATCTTTTTTCAAAAGTGGGAGGTCATATGCCCGCATTAGAATTAACTCTAGAAAAAGAAGATATGCCTTATTTTCAGGATATGGATACTTGGGAAAAATATGATCCTATATCTATTGCCCGTAACAACAAAATACTCCTCGACCTTGAGGTTTATCTGGATGCAGGAGACAAAGATGAAAGTGAATTCTATAAAGGTTGCTCAATTTTACAGGATATATTAAAAAAGAGAGCTATTAATTCTCAAAACCACGTATTCCCTGGCCATCATAGTATTGAATATATAAAATCCAATATAGAGAAATATTTGGAATTTTATGGTAAACGTAAAAAGGAATAG
- a CDS encoding HXXEE domain-containing protein has product MGNSEIIIYLLPLVFMAHDFEEIIGFKAWFTKNGTWLQAKYPRFREQINHLETMSVSSFALAVAEEFILISIATIIYLLFEWPYAWLAFFTSFAFHIGIHIIQFIIIRKYIPVIITSILSIPYIIIGIDYIVHSFSFKEIVICFSIGLLVAIANLILVHKITPKLDKLI; this is encoded by the coding sequence ATGGGCAATTCTGAAATCATTATATATCTATTACCTCTCGTCTTTATGGCACATGACTTTGAAGAGATAATAGGCTTCAAAGCTTGGTTTACAAAAAATGGTACATGGTTACAAGCTAAATATCCCCGATTTAGAGAACAAATCAACCATTTAGAAACAATGTCCGTATCTTCTTTCGCATTAGCAGTCGCAGAAGAATTCATACTGATTAGTATAGCCACAATAATTTATTTACTTTTTGAATGGCCTTATGCATGGCTAGCCTTTTTTACTTCATTTGCTTTTCATATAGGCATACATATCATTCAATTTATAATTATCAGAAAATATATTCCTGTCATAATAACCTCTATTTTATCTATTCCCTATATTATTATCGGGATAGATTACATCGTTCATTCATTTTCCTTCAAAGAAATTGTAATCTGTTTCTCCATAGGATTATTGGTTGCTATTGCTAATTTAATATTGGTTCACAAGATAACACCTAAACTAGATAAACTTATATAA